One window of Tepidanaerobacter acetatoxydans Re1 genomic DNA carries:
- the prmC gene encoding peptide chain release factor N(5)-glutamine methyltransferase — protein sequence MKVREALMIGRKRLSDAGVANPALDSELILGYVLGKDRLKLLVYDEMSITKQQLECFNDLLALRCQSTPIAYIIGRKEFYGLDFYIKPGVLIPRPETEFLVEETLNVIYSIENPLIADLCCGSGAISVAVAVNNNRVRVYASDISDVACEVASTNIKLHGVQDRVSLMQGDLWMPFEEKNIRGFDVVVSNPPYIPKEELSTLPDDVKNEPQIALNGGTGGLEFYRRIVLRAPEFLKIGGRIIFEIGWNQARDVEIMLKETGFQDIKIIKDYAGFDRVISGVFCGL from the coding sequence TTGAAGGTAAGGGAAGCCTTAATGATAGGGAGAAAAAGACTTTCCGATGCGGGTGTAGCAAACCCTGCCCTAGATTCGGAACTGATATTGGGATATGTTTTAGGGAAGGACCGGCTTAAACTATTGGTCTATGATGAGATGAGCATTACCAAGCAGCAGCTTGAATGTTTTAATGATTTACTGGCACTTCGATGCCAATCTACACCCATAGCATATATTATAGGCCGGAAGGAGTTTTACGGCCTTGATTTTTATATAAAACCCGGGGTCTTGATTCCCAGACCTGAAACCGAGTTCTTAGTAGAAGAAACCTTAAATGTCATTTATTCTATTGAAAACCCCTTGATTGCCGATTTATGTTGCGGAAGTGGAGCTATCTCGGTGGCGGTGGCAGTAAATAATAACAGAGTAAGGGTATATGCTTCGGATATATCAGATGTGGCATGTGAAGTAGCAAGTACAAATATAAAATTGCACGGGGTGCAAGACCGTGTTTCACTGATGCAGGGAGATTTATGGATGCCTTTTGAAGAAAAAAATATCAGGGGTTTTGATGTGGTCGTTTCAAATCCTCCATACATTCCTAAGGAAGAACTTTCTACCCTCCCTGATGATGTTAAAAACGAACCGCAAATTGCACTAAATGGTGGTACCGGTGGACTTGAATTCTACCGAAGGATAGTTTTGAGAGCTCCGGAATTTTTAAAAATCGGAGGCAGGATTATTTTTGAAATAGGTTGGAATCAAGCTCGCGATGTAGAAATTATGCTAAAAGAAACCGGATTTCAAGATATAAAAATAATAAAAGATTATGCAGGCTTTGACAGAGTAATTTCAGGTGTTTTTTGCGGTCTGTAG